The Pelmatolapia mariae isolate MD_Pm_ZW linkage group LG9, Pm_UMD_F_2, whole genome shotgun sequence genome has a segment encoding these proteins:
- the usp12a gene encoding ubiquitin carboxyl-terminal hydrolase 12A — MEILMTVSKFASFCTMGANASALEKEIGSEQFPVNEHYFGLVNFGNTCYCNSVLQALYFCRPFREKILAYRSQPRRKENLLTCLADLFHSIANQKRKVGVIPPKKFITRLRKENELFDNYMQQDAHEFLNYLLNTIADLLQEERKQEKTNGRLANGTLDSQNNNSNATPAPTWVHEIFQGTLTNETRCLTCETISSKDEDFLDLSVDVEQNTSITHCLRGFSNTETLCSEYKYYCEECRSKQEAHKRMRVKKLPMILALHLKRFKYMEQLQRYTKLSYRVVFPLELRLFNTSGDATNPERLYDLVAVVVHCGSGPNRGHYIAIVKSHDFWLLFDDDIVEKIDAQAIEEFYGLTSEISKNSESGYILFYQSRD, encoded by the exons ATGGAAATCCTAATGACAGTCTCCAAATTTGCCTCTTTTTGTACCATG GGCGCCAATGCCTCTGCTCTGGAGAAAGAGATTGGATCTGAGCAGTTTCCGGTCAATGAGCACTACTTTGGTCTGGTCAAT TTTGGAAACACTTGCTATTGCAACTCAGTGCTGCAGGCTCTGTACTTCTGCCGGCCTTTTCGGGAGAAGATCTTGGCGTACCGGAGTCAGCCTCGACGGAAGGAGAACCTGCTTACCTGTCTGGCTGATCTGTTTCACAGCATTGCCAACCAGAAAAGGAAAGTGGGAGTCATACCACCCAAGAAGTTTATCACACGACTGCGCAAAGAGAATG AGCTCTTTGACAACTACATGCAACAGGATGCTCACGAGTTCCTAAACTACCTGCTGAATACTATTGCTGATCTGCTTCAAGAAGAGAGGAAGCAGGAGAAGACAAACGGCCGCCTGGCCAATGGCACTTTGGACTCCCAGAACAACAACAGCAATGCCACACCTGCCCCCACTTGGGTCCATGAGATCTTCCAAGGCACTCTGACCAATGAGACGCGCTGCCTCACCTGTGAAACG ataagCAGCAAAGATGAGGATTTTCTGGACCTCTCTGTTGATGTAGAACAGAATACCTCCATCACACACTGCCTCAG AGGTTTTAGTAACACAGAGACACTGTGCAGTGAGTACAAATACTACTGTGAAGAATGTAGAAGCAAGCAGGAGGCACACAAGAG GATGCGTGTAAAGAAGCTGCCGATGATCCTAGCTCTGCACCTGAAGCGCTTTAAATACATGGAGCAGCTGCAACGCTACACCAAGCTGTCCTATCGCGTCGTCTTCCCCCTGGAACTCCGCCTCTTCAACACCTCCGGGGACGCCACCAATCCTGAGAGGCTGTACGACTTGGTCGCTGTGGTGGTGCATTGTGGGAG TGGTCCAAACAGGGGTCACTACATTGCCATTGTGAAAAGTCACGACTTCTGGttgctgtttgatgacgatatTGTAGAG AAAATCGATGCACAGGCCATAGAAGAATTCTACGGTCTCACTTCTGAAATCTCCAAGAACTCTGAGTCGGGCTACATCCTCTTTTATCAGTCCAGAGACTAA
- the wasf3b gene encoding wiskott-Aldrich syndrome protein family member 3b, with amino-acid sequence MPLVKRNIEPRHLCRGALPEGIGSELECVMNNTLSAIIRQLSSLSKHAEDIFGELFNEANTFYLRANSLQDRIDRLAVKVTQLDSTVEEVSLQDINMRKAFKSSTTQDQQVVSKSSVPTPVKEMYNLSDKPPPLNILTPYRDDHKEALKFYTDPSYFFDLWKEKMLQDTEDKRKEKRKQKEQRRCVDGTLQREVKKVRKARNRRQEWNMMALDKELRPDHRHTIHRDRGASSEGSMSPENRGHGLDQHHYPNSMNHAGHAHTYSGPPPSALVAQMAAGHAPRGGGEHDNRGRTMMAYQGGTLGRSHHHHVPLPPPPTEVMNGGSMSLPPVDYSMDGYANTGPPPPPPAPVIPSAQTAFASPPGGPMPPGPMAGAAGYAPPPPPVSGAQAAPPPPGPPPPPLPAGASHSTTHKMSSAASAETTAVNDARSDLLAAIRMGIQLKKVQEQQEQQAKREPVGNDVATILSRRIAVEYSDSEDDSELEENDWSD; translated from the exons gCAAACATGCGGAGGACATATTTGGCGAGCTGTTTAATGAGGCCAACACCTTCTACCTGCGTGCCAACTCTCTCCAGGATCGCATTGACCGGCTGGCTGTCAAGGTCACACAGCTGGACTCCACTGTGGAGGAAG TTTCCTTGCAAGATATCAACATGAGGAAGGCCTTCAAGAGCTCCACCACTCAGGACCAGCAGGTGGTGTCCAAGAGCAGCGTTCCCACTCCGGTCAAAGAGATGTACAACCTGAGCGACAAGCCTCCACCTCTCAACATACTAACACCTTACAG GGATGACCACAAGGAGGCGCTTAAGTTCTACACAGACCCCTCCTACTTCTTTGACCTGTGGAAAGAAAAGATGCTGCAGGACACGGAGGacaagaggaaagagaagaggaAGCAGAAG GAGCAGAGGCGCTGTGTGGATGGGACACTACAGAGGGAGGTCAAGAAGGTCCGCAAAGCGAGGAACCGTCGGCAGGAGTGGAATATGATGGCTTTGGATAAGGAGCTGAGGCCAGACCATCGACACACCATACACCGGGACAGAGGCGCTTCCTCTGAGGGCTCGATGTCACCAGAGAACAG GGGACACGGGCTGGATCAGCACCACTACCCCAACAGTATGAACCATGCTGGTCATGCCCACACCTACTCCGGCCCTCCACCCAGCGCCCTAGTTGCCCAGATGGCTGCCGGACACGCACCACGCGGAGGAGGTGAACACGACAACAGAGGCAGGACCATGATGGCCTATCAGGGTGGCACACTGGGCCGCTCTCACCACCACCACGTCCCATTGCCTCCTCCACCCACTGAGGTTATGAACGGTGGCTCTATGTCTCTCCCACCAGTGGACTACAG TATGGACGGCTATGCCAACACTggtcctcctccccctcctcctgctcctgtcATCCCTTCTGCTCAGACGGCCTTTGCCTCACCTCCTGGAGGTCCTATGCCTCCCGGACCAATGGCTGGTGCTGCCGGCTATGCTCCGCCTCCACCACCTGTATCTGGAGCCCAAGctgctccacctcctcctggtcctccacctcctccacttcCAGCTGGTGCCTCCCACTCCACAACCCACAAGATGTCCTCCGCTGCATCCGCTGAGACCACAGCGGTCAACGACGCCCGCAGCGATCTGCTAGCTGCGATACGTATGG GCATACAGCTGAAGAAAGTAcaggagcagcaggagcagcaggcaAAGAGAGAGCCGGTTGGAAATGACGTGGCCACCATCCTGTCGCGACGCATCGCTGTGGAATACTCCGACTCGGAGGATGACTCCGAGTTGGAGGAGAATGATTGGTCAGATTAA
- the gpr12 gene encoding G-protein coupled receptor 12 yields MSEEPPVTPSWLAPDSTAWASGGGGPMDNSTSLGTLPPEDSLRPSQLPLLVNPWDIVLCSSGTLIACENALVVLVIWQNPALRAPMFLLIGSLALADLLAGLGLVLHFTCAYLLRSDSAQLLTVGLIVASFSASVFSLLAITIDRYLSLYYALTYNSERTAAFTYTMLVLLWGLSLCLGLLPVTGVNCLAEAATCSVVRPLTKNNIAVLSVSFLLLFGLMLQLYVQICKIVMRHAHQIALQHHFLAATPHYVTTRKGVSTLAIILGTFAACWMPFTVYSLIADYTYPPLYTYATLVPATYNSVINPVIYAFRNQEIQKALWLVCCGCVPTSVAHRARTPSDV; encoded by the coding sequence ATGAGTGAAGAGCCACCAGTCACCCCCAGCTGGCTGGCTCCTGATTCCACAGCTTGGGCCAGCGGAGGTGGTGGACCAATGGACAACAGCACCAGCCTGGGGACGCTTCCACCGGAAGACTCCCTGCGACCCAGCCAGCTGCCGCTGCTGGTCAACCCCTGGGACATTGTGCTgtgctcatctgggactctgaTAGCCTGTGAGAATGCTCTGGTGGTGCTTGTGATCTGGCAGAACCCGGCGCTCAGAGCTCCCATGTTTCTGCTGATCGGCAGCCTGGCATTGGCTGACCTGCTGGCTGGCCTGGGCCTCGTGCTGCACTTCACCTGTGCCTACTTGCTTCGCTCTGATTCAGCCCAGTTGCTGACTGTGGGCTTGATAGTGGCCTCATTCTCTGCTTCTGTCTTTAGCTTGCTGGCTATCACTATTGACCGATACCTATCATTGTATTACGCCCTCACCTACAACTCAGAGCGGACGGCAGCCTTCACCTACACCATGCTTGTGCTGCTGTGGGGCCTGTCCCTTTGTCTAGGCCTGCTGCCCGTCACAGGGGTCAACTGCCTAGCGGAGGCGGCTACATGCAGCGTGGTGCGGCCGCTGACAAAAAATAACATCGCCGTGCTGTCTGTCTCCTTCTTGCTGCTCTTCGGTCTCATGCTGCAACTCTACGTCCAGATCTGCAAGATCGTGATGCGCCACGCTCACCAAATCGCTCTGCAGCACCACTTCCTGGCTGCCACACCCCACTACGTCACAACCCGAAAGGGCGTGTCCACCCTAGCCATCATCCTGGGTACCTTTGCCGCCTGCTGGATGCCATTCACTGTCTACTCGCTCATCGCTGACTACACGTACCCGCCGCTCTATACCTACGCCACGCTGGTGCCTGCCACCTACAATTCGGTCATAAACCCGGTCATCTATGCCTTCAGGAACCAGGAGATTCAGAAGGCGCTGTGGCTGGTGTGCTGCGGCTGTGTTCCCACCAGTGTGGCCCACCGTGCACGGACTCCGAGTGATGTCTGA
- the rpl21 gene encoding 60S ribosomal protein L21, translated as MTNTRGKRRGTRYMFSRPFRKHGPIPLSTYMRIYKKGDIVDIKGTGTVQKGMPHKCYHGKTGRIYNVTQHAVGIIVNKQVKGKILAKRINVRIEHVKHSKSRDSFLQRVKENERKKMEAKQKGTWVELKRQPAPPREAHFVTTKRNEPQLLEPIPYEFMA; from the exons ATGACGAACACCAGAGGCAAGAGGAGGGGGACCAGGTACATGTTCAGCAGGCCATTCCGCAAGCATG gCCCAATCCCTCTGTCCACTTACATGCGTATCTACAAGAAGGGAGACATTGTTGACATCAAG GGCACAGGAACCGTTCAGAAAGGTATGCCTCATAAATGCTACCACGGCAAGACAGGACGCATCTACAATGTAACCCAACATGCTGTCGGCATCATTGTCAACAAGCAGGTCAA AGGCAAGATCCTGGCCAAGAGGATTAATGTGCGTATTGAGCACGTGAAGCACTCAAAGAGCAGGGACAGCTTCCTGCAGCGCGTTAAGGAAAATGAGCGCAAGAAGATGGAGGCCAAGCAGAAGGGCACCTGGGTGGAACTGAAGCGCCAG CCTGCTCCTCCTCGTGAGGCTCACTTTGTCACCACTAAGAGAAATGAGCCACAGTTGCTGGAGCCCATCCCATACGAGTTCATGGCATAA